GTCGAACCCGTCGCCCGCCTCCCGGTCCTTGTCGGCCCGCACGCGCTGGAAGGCCAGGGCGTTCACGTCGGCGTCCTTGGACGGGATGAACGCCGCCATCCCGCCGATGGCGTGGGCGCCGCGCCGGTGGCAGGTGCGGACGAGCAGTTCGGTGTAGGCGCGCATGAACGGCGCCGTCATCGTCACCGCGTTCCGGTCGGGCAGGACGAACGCGCTGCCCGCGTCGCGGAAGTTCTTGACGATGGAGAACAGGTAGTCCCAGCGGCCCGCGTTGAGCCCCGAGGCGTGGTCGCGCAGCTCGTAGAGGATCTCCTCCATCTCGAACGCGGCCGTGATCGTCTCGATCAGCACCGTGGCGCGCACGGTGCCCTGCGGGACGCCGAGGGCGTCCTGGGCGAAGACGAACACGTCGTTCCACAGCCGGGCCTCCTGGTGCGACTCCAGCTTGGGCAGGTAGAAGTACGGGCCCTTGCCCAGCTCGATCAGCCGCTGCGCGTTGTGGAAGAAGTACAGGCCGAAGTCCACCAGGGCGCCGGGGATGCTGCGGCCCTCGACGCTCAGGTGCCGCTCGTCCAGGTGCCAGCCGCGCGGGCGGGTCACCACGGTCGCCAGTTCGGTGTCGGGCTTCAGCGCGTACCGCTTGCCGCGCTCGTCGGTGAAGTCGATGGCGCGGCGGAAGGCGTCGCGCAGGTTCAGCTGGCCGCCGATGACGTTGGCCCAGGTCGGGGAGGTGGCGTCCTCGAAGTCGGCGAGCCAGACCCGGGCGCCGGAGTTCAGGGCGTTGACCGTCATCTTGCGGTCGGTCGGGCCGGTGATCTCCACCCGGCGGTCCTGGAGCGCGGGCGGTGCCGGGGCCACCTGCCAGTCGCCCTCGCGGATGCCGGCCGTCCCGGGCAGGAAGTCGAGCGTGTGCGACGTGGCGATCTCACGGCGGCGCCGCGCCCGGTCGAGCAGCAGCGCGTCCCGGCGCGGGGTGAACCGCCGGTGCAGCTCGGCCAGGAAGTCGAGTGCTTCGCCGGTGAGGATCTCCTCCTGCCGGGGCAGGGTGGCGGGGGCGGAGACGGTGACGGCTGACATGGGCGTCACTCCTTCAACGAGGTTGGAAACGGATATTAGTTTCCTCATGATGGAAGATCAATGAGATCGCCCGGCTCGTCGACATCATCAGGCGCCCCGACGTCCCCGCACTCGACCAGCGTGACCTCCCGCCCCCGCAGGTACCCGCGTGCGCCCGCGTCACCCCGCGCCGCGGCCCGAACGCCGCCGAAGTGCGCGGAACCGATCAGCACCGGGTGCCCCCGCTCCCCGCCGTAGGCCGCCGCGGCCAGCACGTCCGGCCCCGTGAACGCCGCCGCGACCCTGCGCATCGCCGCCGCCCCGACGCGCGGCTGGTCCACCAGGGCTACCAGGGCCGCGCCCGCGGTGCCGGGCAGCGCGGCGAGCCCGGCCCGCAGCGACGAGCCCATGCCCGACTCCCAGTCGGCGTTCTCCACTACCTCGCAGCCCGTCAGACGCGCCCTGGCCCGCACCTCGGCCGCGCCGGCGCCGAGCACGACGTGCACCGGCGCGCAGCCCGCGGCGCGCAGCGCCTCGGCCGCCGCGTCGACGAACAGCCGGCCCCGGAGCGTCAGCAGCGCCTTCGGCCGCCCGCCCAGGCGACGGCCGCCGCCCGCGGCGAGCAGCAGCCCGGCGACGGGGCGGCCCGCCGGGGCGCTTATGCGTCCTCCCCGGCGTTCCCCGCCAGCGCGAGCGAGAGGTCGGCGGCGACTTCGCGCAGCAGCGGCGCCATCTTCTCCGTCGCCTCGTCGGTGACCCGCCCGGCCGGCCCCGACACCGAGATGGCCGCCGCCGTCGGCGCGTCCGGCATCGCGACGGCGATGCACCGGACGCCTATCTCCTGCTCGTTGTCGTCCAGCGCGAACCCGTTCTCCCGCACGCTCCGCAGCGCGTCGAGGAACGCCTCGGGCGTGGTGATGGTGCGTTCCGTCGCCGCCGGCATCCCGGTGCGGCGCAGCAGCGCGCGCACCTCCGCGTCCGGCAGGCCGGCGAGCAGCGCCTTGCCCACGGCGGTCGAGTGCGGCAGCACCCGCCGGCCGACCTCGGTGAACATGCGCATCGAGTGCCGCGACGGCACCTGCGCCACGTACACCACGTCGTCGCCGTCGAGCAGGGCCATGTTCGCGGTCTCGCCCGTGGCCTCGACCAGGCGGGCCAGGTGCGGCCTCGCCCACGTGGCCAGCGGTCGCGCCGCGCTCTCCCCGAGCCGGATCAGGCGGGGCCCGAGCGCGTAGCGGCGGTTGGCCTGCTGGCGCACGTACCCGCAGGCGACCAGGGTCCGCATCAGCCGGTGGATCGTCGGCAACGGCAGTCCGCTGCTGGCCGCGAGCTCGCTCAGCCCCGTCTCGCCTCCCGCGTCGGCCATGTGCTCAAGCAGGGCGAAGGCGCGCTCCAACGACTGGACCCCGCCGCCGTTGGCTGCGGTCTTGCGCACGTCGGACGGTGGCACGTCGCGTTCCTTTCGGGCGGTCAGAAGGCAGCCTACCGGGCCGCCCCTTGACGTCCCGCGCCCGTCGCCCGAGGATCGAACCCGACCATTTCAACGAAACGTTGAAGGCCGCGGTGTGCGGGGGGAGGCACCCGGCCGGAGGGATGGCCCGTTGACCACCACCACCCTCGTCCTGCGCTCGACCCGCGTGATCACGCCCCAGGGACAGCGCCCCGCCGACATCGCCGTCTCGGGCGAGCGGATCGCCGCCGTGCTGCCGCACGGCTCACCGCCGCCCGCCGGCGCCCGCCTGGTCGACTACGGAGACGCGGCGCTGCTGCCCGGACTCGTCGACACCCACGTGCACGTCAACGACCCGGGGCGCACGGAGTGGGAGGGCTTCGCCACCGCCACCCGCGCCGCCGCCGCCGGCGGCGTCACCACCCTGGTCGACATGCCGCTCAACAGCGTCCCGCCCACCACCACCGCCGCCCACCTGGCGGTCAAACGCGCGGTCGCGCGGGACACCGTCCACACCGACGTCGGCTTCTGGGGCGGCGCGGTGCCCGGCAACACCGCCGACCTGCGCGGGCTGCACGAGGCCGGGGTCTTCGGCTTCAAGTGCTTCCTGTCGCCCTCGGGGGTCGAGGAGTTCCCCGAACTGACCCCGGCAGGGCTCGAAGCCGCCATGGCCGAGACCGCGCGCCTGGGCGCGCTGCTCATCGTGCACGCCGAGGACCCGGGCCGGCTGGCCGAGGCGGCGCCGCCCGCGGGCAGCGACAGGTACGCCGACTTCCTGGCCTCCCGTCCCGACGCCGCGGAGACCGAGGCCATCGCCCTGCTGCTCGCCCTGGCCCGCCGCCTCGGGACCCGCGTGCACATCCTGCACCTCTCCTCGGCCGCCGCCCTGCCGCTCATCGCCGGGGCCAGGGCCGAGGGCGTGCGGGTCACGGCCGAGACCTGCCCGCACTTCCTCACCCTGACCGCCGAGGAAGTGCCGGACGGGGCAACGGAGTTCAAGTGCTGCCCGCCGATCAGGGAGGCCGCCAACCAGGACGCGCTGTGGCGCGCGCTGGCCGCCGGCACCCTGGACGCCGTGGTCTCCGACCACTCGCCCTGCACCGCGGACCTCAAGGTGCCCGACTTCCAGGCCGCCTGGGGCGGCATCTCCTCCCTCCAGCTCGGCCTCCCCGTGCTGTGGACGGCGGCCCGCGCCCGCGGCCACGACCTGGCCGACGTGGCCCGCTGGACGGCCGCAGGGCCCGCCCGGCTCGCCGGCCTGCCGGGCAAGGGCGCCATCGCCCCCGGCCGGGACGCCGACATCGCCGTGCTCGACCCGGAGGCCGAGTTCACCGTCGACCCGGCCGCCCTGCACCACCGCAACCCCGTCACCGCCTACGCCGGCCGCACCCTGCGCGGCGTGGTGCGCGCCACCTGGCTGCGCGGCCTGCTGATCGCGGAGCACGGGAACGTCACCGAGCGCGCGGGCCGCCTCGTCGTCCGGCCCGGCACCGCGACCGACGTGCCGCAGGCGCGGATCGCGGACCGCGGTGGGGCAGGCGAGGCCGGTGGGGCCGGTGGGGCTCGCGAGGATGCGGGGGACACAGGGAACCCAGGGAACCGAGGGGGCGCGGGGGGCGCGCCCGCGGCACCGGCCGCGCGGCGGGACACCGGAAGGGGAACGCCATGACCACCCACTTCACCGGCGCCGCGCCGCCCTACCACGGCGGCGACCCGTACGCCGACTACCGTGCCCCAGAGCCGGGGGCCGTGCCGTTCCTCCACCTGCCCGACCTGGCCGACCGGCGGCTCGGCGGCTCGGTCCTGGCGGCGAGCGACGAGTTCTTCGCGGAGCGGGAGAACCTGCTGCTCCCGGGCCGGCCGGTGTTCGACCCGGCCGCGTTCGGGCACAAGGGCAAGATCATGGACGGCTGGGAGACCCGCCGCAGGCGCGGCCCCTCGGCGGACCGGCCGCACCCGGCCGGCCACGAGCACGACTGGGCCGTGATCCGCCTCGGCGTGCCCGGCGTGATCCGCGGCGTCGTCGTCGACACCGCCCACTTCCGGGGCAACCACCCGCGCGCGATCGCCGTGCACGGCACCGCGACCCCCGAGGACGATGCCGCCTGGACCGAACTGGTGCCCGTCACCGAGGTCGGCGGGCACGCGGCCAACGCCTTCCCGGTGTCCGTGCCGCGCCGGTTCACGCACCTGCGGCTCCTCCAGTACCCCGACGGCGGGGTCGCGCGGCTGCGCGCGCACGGCGACCCCGTGCCCGACCCGGCCTGGCTCGCCGCGCTCGGCACGTTCGACCTGCTGGCGCTGGAGAACGGCGGCGCGGTCGAGGACGCGAGCGACCGCTTCTACTCGCCGCCAGGCCACACGATCCACCCCGGCCGGCCGCGCAGCATGGCGGAGGGCTGGGAGACCAGGCGGCGCCGCGACGACGGGCACGACTGGCTGCGCTACCGCCTCGCGGGCCCGGCCGTGATCAGGGCCGTGGAGATCGACACGGGGAGCTACAAGGGCAACGCCCCCGGCTGGGCCTCCCTCTCGGTCCTCCCGGTCGGCGGTGCGGGGCCCGGCGCGGACGCAAGCCCCGGGGAAACGGCCGGCCCGGACGGCACGGAGACCGGCGCGGCCGGGCACGGGAACGGCGGCGAGGGCTGGCACGAGGTGCTGCCGCGCACCGCGCTGCGCCCCGACACGGTGCACCGCTTCGTCCTGCCCGAGCCGGCCCCGCCCGCCACGCACGCCCGGCTCGACGTCTACCCGGACGGCGGCCTCGGGCGCCTGCGGCTGTTCGGCTCGCTCACCCCCGAGGGCGCCAGGCACCTGGCCGAGCGGCACCGGCGGCTGACCGGCTGATCCGCGCGGGGCGGGCGAGCACGCCCGCTCGGCGTGCGCGGGCTCGGGCAGCCGCGCACGCCGAGCGCGCGTGCCGGGGGGATGGTGTGAGCGGCGGGCGGAGGGCGTGAACGCCCGGAAAACAACCGGTCGGCACGGTTGACGCACCCGACGCTACGCGCGTCATGCTGTTGGCATGGGCATGAACCACCTTTCCAGGAGCGCCCGCGGGACCCTCCGCACCGGCGCCCTCGGCGCACTGCTGGCCGGCCTCCTCATCGGCGGTCCGACCACGGCCGCCGCGTCCCCCGCGTTCACGGACCCGAGCCCCACCCCCACCTCCTCGACCGCTGTGGCGCCCCTCGCCTACGGCGACATCTGCCACAGCGACCTGCCCGCCCAGGCGTACGACACGCTCGAACTGATCGAGCAGGGCGGCCCGTTCCCCCACCCCCAGGACGGCGGCACGTTCCACAACCGCGAGGGCCTGCTCCCTGACCGGCCCACCGGCTACTACCACGAGTACACCGTCGAGACCCCGGGCCTCGACCACAGGGGCGCCCGGCGCATCGTCACGGGCGACTCCCACGAGGAGGACTACTACACCTCCGACCACTACGCGTCGTTCGACCTCATCGACTACGCCTGCTGACCACCGACCGCGTCCCCCCACCGCGGCGCCGGGGCCGCCTGCACACGGCCCCGGCGCCCGTTCCCGCCGAACGGCCCGCCGGGCACGGATCATCGCGGCGCCGCACGGCCCCCGCGGTCGTCGTGGCCGCGCACCCGGTGTGCTCCTCGCCGCGCGGCTCCCGGCCTGCCTGGCCCGCCTCGCCTGCCGGGCGTCCCCGGCCTGCCTGGTCGGCCCGGACGCGGGCGAGAGATCGCCCGGCGGTCTCCCGCCCGCTCACGGACCCGGAGGGTAGGGCACAATCGGAGCCGATGAGTACCAACCGTGACCGGGCGCACCGCCAGACGGCGCGGGCGACGGTGTTGCGCGCCATCGCCACGCGCGAGCGCCGCTCCCACCTGTCCGCTCCCCGGGTGCCCACCGTCGGCATCGACATCGGCGGCACCAAGGTGATGGCGGGCGTCGTGGACGCCGACGGCACGGTGCTTGAGCGCGTGCGCACCGAGACCCCCGACAAGTCCAAGAGCCCCAAGGTCGTCGAGGACACCATCGCGGAACTCGTGCTCGACCTCTCCGACCGGCACGACGTGCACGCCGTCGGCATCGGCGCCGCCGGCTGGGTGGACGCCGACCGGTCCCGCGTGCTGTTCGCCCCGCACCTGGCCTGGCGCAACGAACCGCTGCGCGACGCGCTCGCCGCCCGCCTCGTCGTGCCGATCATGGTGGACAACGACGCCAACACCGCGGCCTGGGGCGAGTGGCGCTTCGGGGCCGGCCGGGGCGCCGACCACCTCGTCATGATCACGCTCGGTACCGGGATCGGCGGCGCGATACTGGAGGGCGGCCGGGTCAAGCGCGGCGCCTACGGTGTGGCCGGCGAGTTCGGCCACATGCAGGTCGTGCCGGGCGGCCACCGCTGCCCCTGCGGCAACCGCGGCTGCTGGGAGCAGTACAGCTCGGGCAACGCGCTCGTCCGCGAGGCCAGGGAGCTGGCCGTGGCCGACTCGCCCGTCGCCCACCACCTCCTGGACCGCGTCGGCGGCAGGACCCGCGACATCACCGGGCCGCTGATCACCGAACTGGCCAGGTCGGGCGACGCGATGTGCGTGGAGCTGCTTGAGGACATGGGCCGCTGGCTCGGCATCGGGATCGCCAACCTGGCCGCCGCCCTCGACCCGGCCCGCTTCGTCATCGGCGGCGGCGTCAGCGAGGCCGACGAGCTGCTGATCGGCCCGGCCAGGGAGGCGTTCCGGCGGCACCTGACCGGCCGGGGCTACCGCCCGGAGGCCGAGATCGTCCGGGCGCGGCTCGGCACCGACGCCGGCATGGTCGGCGCCGCCGACCTCGCCCGCCTGGTCGCGCGCCGCTTCCGCCGGGCCAACCGGCGCCGCGCGGAGCGCGCCCACCGCACCACGTTCGAACTCCGCCTGCCGCCGCGGAGCCGGGAGGCCGGACCATGACGCTCACGACCCCATCGCCGGCCGCGCCCCACCGCCCGCCGCACCGCCCGAAGCACCGCTGGCTCGTCGCGATCGTCGTCGTGCTGCTGATCGCCATCCCGGCCGGCTACCTCGTGCTGTCCGCGCACCAGAGCCGCAGCAGCGGCGAGGACAAGGCCCGCGCCGCGTCGGGCCGCGCGCTGGTCTTCGAGTGGCCGAGCAAGGTGCAGCGCAGGATCTACGACGTGCCCATCCCCGGCGGCTCGGCGTACGTCGGGCACTACGAGACCAACGCGTGGGAGCGCAGCAGGCTGTACGTCGAGTTCCGCTGCTCGCCGCGCCAACTGGCCGCGTTCCTCGAAGAACTCGGCACCGACATGTCCGGTCTTCGGGCGGGCAGCGTGCCCATCGGCCAGGAGGCCGCGGACGTGATCGGCTGGCGTTTCGACGACCCGTCGCGGGAGTTCGCGGGCACGGTCGTCAAGCAGTCGCCCGACGAGCCGGAGGTGGCCGTCGCGGTCGATCTGACGCGCGAGGAGCGTCCGCGAGTCTACGTGCTCTCCACCAGCGAGTTCTGAGCGCGCGGCCGGACGCGGGCCGCCCCGGTGAGGGAGCCCGGCCATGCCGTTCGACCACGACGACCACTACCACCGGCCGCTCCTGCGCCACCTGCCGCGACCGCGCGGCAGGGCGCTCGACGTCGACGCGATCGGCCCGTCGGCCGAGGCGATCGAGGAGGCCCGCGCGCTGTCCGCACGAACGCCGGGCGACCGCGCCCCGAGCCTGGCGGCCGTGGCCGTCAGCGCTGCCGCCCGGTCCGACGTCGCCGTTCGGGAGCGCCTGCGTCCGCCCTCCGCCTCGACCGGCCGAACACGGGTGCGGGCGCCGGTCGGGGCGCCGGCCCTGCCGCTCCGTCACAGCTGCTCCTCGGCCAGCTGCCTGGCCACCCGCTCCAGCAGAACGCCCGCGTTCTCGATGCACGCCGTCACATCCGGCTCGACCGCCGTCAGCGGGTAGGCCTTCTCGATGCCCGCGCCGCGCAGCGCCGCGTCGTCGATGGCCAGCCGCCCGCACACCGCGACCGTGCGCGCTCCCGCCGCCCGCGCGGCGGCGGCCACGCCGGCCGGCGCCTTGCCGTGCAGGGTCTGCTCGTCGAGCGAGCCCTCGCCGGTCACGACCAGGCCGGTGCCCTCAAGGGCCGAGGCGAACCCGAGCACGTCGAGCAGCACCTCGATCCCCGGCCGGAACACCGCGTCGAGGGCGAGCAGCGCGCCGAACCCGATGCCGCCCGCCGCGCCCGCGCCCGGCGCCTCGGCGCACTGCGCGGCGCGCGGGCCCAGGGCGTTCCCGAGCACGCGCACGAAGTGGGCGAGCGCCGCGTCGAGCGCCTCGACCTCCACCGGGTCGGCGCCCTTCTGCGGCCCGTAGACGGCGGCGGCGCCCAGCGGTCCCGTCAGCGGGTTGTCCACGTCGCCCGCCAGCACGAACTCGGTGTCCTTCAGCCGCGGGTCGAGCCCCGACAGATCGGCCGTCGCCACCTCGCGCAGCGGCCCGCCGCCGGGCGCCACCGGATCGCCGTCCGGGTCGAGGAACCGGGCGCCCAGCGCGGTCAGCATCCCGGCCCCGCCGTCGGTCGTCGCGGAGCCCCCGACCCCGAGCACCACCGTGCGCGCCCCGGCGTCGAGCGCCGCCAGGATCAACTCGCCGGTGCCGTACGTGGTCGCGGTCATCGGCGCGAACGTGTGGGGCGGCAGCAGCCGCAGCCCCGACGCCTGCGCCATCTCCAGGACCGCCACCTCGCCGCGCAGCGCGAACGACGCGAGCACCGGCGGTCCGAGCGGCCCCGTCACCTCGGTCTCGACCGGCGAGAAGCCGCCGGCCACCGCCGCGTCCACCGTGCCGTCCCCGCCGTCGGCGACCGGCAGCGCGGCCACGCGCGCCTCCGGGCGGGCGGCACGGATGCCCGCCGCCACGTGCTCGGCGACCTCGACGGCCGTCAACGAGCCCTTGAACTTGTCAGCAGCGATGAGCACGCGCCCGGTGTCCGTCATGTTCCGCCCTTTTGTGATCACTCGGCTCGCAGCGACCTTATCCGCCGGGCGGGCCCGCGACCATGGCTGCCGCCCGCCGGATCGATCACACCGGGCCGGTCACGCACCGGGCGGGTCGCACGGATTCGCTCGCACCGGACCGCTCGCACCGGGACGTTCACACCGGCGGTGACCGACTGCATTTCAACGGTTCAACGGTTCAACGGTTCAACGGTTCGCGCGCAGCCGCCGCCATACCGCCTTGGCCGCGTTGTGCCCCGACATGCCGTGCACACCGGGCCCCGGCCACGCCGCCGACGAGCACAGGAACACCGCCGGGTGGGCGGTGCCGTACGGGTTGTACGCCGGGCGCGGGCGCAGCAGCGTCTGGAGTCCGGTGAACGCGCCGCAGCCGATGTCGCCGCCCACGTAGTTCGCGTTGCGCCGCGCCAGTTCCGGCGGGCCGGCGACGGCGCGCGCGAGCACCAGGTCGCGGAACCCGGGCGCGAACCGCTCGATCTGCCGCTCCACCGCGTCGGTGAGGTCGCCGTCGAAGCCGTTCGGCACGTGCCCGTACGCCCAGTACACGTGCTTGCCCTCCGGCGCGCGGCCCGGGTCGACCAGCGTCGGCTGCGTCGTGACGAGGAACGGCGTCTCGGGGGCCCGCCCCTCGACGGAGGCCGCGCGCAGCGCCGTGCCGATCTCCGCGCTGCTCGACCCCAGGTGCACCGAACCGGCGCGCCGCGCCTCGGGCGCCGTCCACGGCACGGGGCCGTCGAGCGCGTAGTCGATCTTGAACGCGCCCGCGCCGTACCGGAAGCCCTCGTAGGCCCTGCCGAGCCCCGCGATGCGCGCCAGCGCCGTCGGCGAGGTGTCGAAGACGTAGGCCCGGGCGGGCGGGAGTTCGTCGAGCCGCTTCACCTCGACGCCCGTGTGGATCGCGCCGCCGAGGTCGCGCAGGTACGCCGCGAGCGCGTCCGCGATGCGCTGCGAGCCGCCGCGTGCCAGCGGCCAGCCCACCTCGTGCGCGGCGAGCGCGAACACCAGCGCGATGGCGCCCGTGGCCGGCGTGGACAGGGGGGCCATGACGTGCGCGGCCAGTCCCGAGATCAGCGCGCGGGCCCGGTCGTCGCGGAACCTGCGCGTCAGCAGCGACGCCGGCGGAAGGCCGACCAGCCCGAAGCGCGCCAGCGTCACCGGGTCCTTCGGCAGCCCGTCCCACGGCACCTTGAGGAAGTCGGCCGCCAGCGTCTCCCACTTGCCCAGGTAGGGCGCCATGAGCCGCCGGTACGTTCCGGCGTCGCGCGGACCGAACGACGCGGCCGACTCGCCGACCGAACGGGCCAGCACCGCGGCCGTTCCGTCGAGGAAGGGGTGCGCGAGCGGCAGCTCGGCGTGCAGCCATTCGAGGCCGTAGCGTTCCAGCGGCATCGCGCGGAACGCGGGGGAGCCGATGCCGGTCGGGTGCGCCGCCGCGCACGGATCGTGGTGGAAGCCCGGCAGCGTCAGCTCCTCGGTCCGCGCGCCACCGCCCACCGTGTCCTTGGCCTCGAACAGTTCGACGGACATGCCGCGGCGGGCCAGTTCCACGGCCGCGGTCAGCCCGTTCGGCCCGGCACCCACCACGACCACGTCGCGCAACGACGGCACGTCAACTCCCCTCACCGGCGACCAGGCCCCCGAGGATACGCCGCGCGCCCGGCCGCGACCGCGCCGCCACCCGGCCGGGCGCCGGGTGACGGCCCCTCACCGGCGAGCCGGGTCGTCCGCCCGCACGTCGGCCGGGGCGGCCGGCGCGGGGGCGCGCCGCCAGGCCACGGCGACGGTGACGGCGACCACCGCCACCACCACGGCACACACCACGGCCGCCACCTGGTAGGCGTCGGTGAACGCCTGCCGCGCCGCCTCGGCCACGGCGTCGCCCGCCGCGCCTGCGAGGTCGTCGGCGGCCGACATCGCCTCGCCGATGGAATCCGTCGCGTCCTCCGGCACGTCCTGCCCCGGAACGTCGAACGCGCGGCCGTAGAGCAGCACGGTCAGGCTGCCGATCAGCGCGATGCCGAACCCCGCGCCCACCTCGTAGGACACGGATTCGACGGCCGCCGCACCCCCCGCCTGGTCGGCCGGGGCGCCGGTCATGATGGCCTCGGAGGCCACCGTCTGCACCGCGCCGTGCCCCGCGCCCACCGCGACCAGGCAGCAGGCCATCGCGAACGACGGCTCCCCGTCGCCGGCCGTGACGGCGATGCCGACGTAGCCGAGCGCGGCCAGGCCGAGCCCCGCGGGGATGATGGTGGCCAGGCCGTGCCTGGCCGACAGGAACCCGGCCGCGGGCCCGGCCGCGAACGCGGCCACCGGAAGCGGCAGCAGGAACAGCCCCGCCTCGCGCGGGGACATGTCCAGCGCGAACTGGAGGTGCTGCGCCAGTTGCAACTCGAAGCCCACCAGCACCAGGACGGGCAGCGTCGCGGCCATCACGCCGGTGCGGAACCGGGGTTGGCCGAACGGCGCGAGGTCGAGCATCGGGTGCGTCAGACGCAGTTGCCGCCGGACGAACAGCGCGACGGCGCACAGCCCCACCGCGGTGGGCAGCACGGCGTTCAGCGCGAAGCCGTCGTGGGTGAACGCCTTGACGCCGTAGACCACGCCGACCACGCCCACGACGGCGAGCAGCGGCGAGAGCGGTTCCCACGGCGTCCTGGTGCGCGCGGTGTGCCGGGGCATCAGCACGGCGACGGCGGCCAGCAGGACCGCGACCACCGGCACGTTCACCACGAACACCGAGCCCCACCAGTAGTGTTCGAGCAGCAGGCCGCCCACCACGGGGCCGACGGCCGCGCCACCGGCCGCGACGGCGCTCCACACGCCGATCGCGATGCCGAGTTCCTTCGGGTCGGTGAACACCTGCCGGATGACCGCGAGGGTCGAGGGGATGATCGCCGAGGCGCCCACCGCGAGCGCGGCGCGGCCGGCGATCAGCGCCTCCGGGCTCTGCGCGAGTGCCGACAGGCCCGAGGCCGAGCCGAAGACGGCCAGGCCGATCAGGAGCAGGCGGCGGTGGCCGATCCGGTCACCGAGCGGGCCGGTGACCAGGACGAGGCCCACCATGACCAGGGGGTAGACGTCGGCGATCCACAGCACGTCGCGGGCCGAGGCGTCGAGGGTGTCGGTGAGCGAGGGGACGGCGACGTTGAGGATGGTGGCGTCGGCGGTCACGGGCAGGAAGCAGGCCGCGACCGTGGCCAGGATCAGCCAGCGCCTGCCGCTGTGCACGGCAGTCGCCCGGGAGTGTGTCAACGACTGTCCTCACCCTCGCGCGAGCCGGTCGCGGACCCGGCCGATCAGATCGAAGGCCGGTGAGCTCACACGGTACAACGCCGGAACGCGCCTCGCCCGGCCGTTCCACCAGTGGCCCGAGCAGGCCGATGACCCCGTCCGCCGGGACGCCGGG
Above is a genomic segment from Streptomyces marincola containing:
- the aceB gene encoding malate synthase A, with translation MSAVTVSAPATLPRQEEILTGEALDFLAELHRRFTPRRDALLLDRARRRREIATSHTLDFLPGTAGIREGDWQVAPAPPALQDRRVEITGPTDRKMTVNALNSGARVWLADFEDATSPTWANVIGGQLNLRDAFRRAIDFTDERGKRYALKPDTELATVVTRPRGWHLDERHLSVEGRSIPGALVDFGLYFFHNAQRLIELGKGPYFYLPKLESHQEARLWNDVFVFAQDALGVPQGTVRATVLIETITAAFEMEEILYELRDHASGLNAGRWDYLFSIVKNFRDAGSAFVLPDRNAVTMTAPFMRAYTELLVRTCHRRGAHAIGGMAAFIPSKDADVNALAFQRVRADKDREAGDGFDGSWVAHPGLVPVAMESFDAVLGDRPHQKDRLREDVKVTADDLLAIDSLDARPTCEGLRNAVQVGTRYLQSWLAGRGAVAVFNLMEDVATAEISRSQIWQWINAGVVLADTGEAATRENVRKVAADQLLAIRDEVGEDAFVSGGWQRAFDLLMRLSLEEEYVDFLTLPAYDLLD
- a CDS encoding nucleotidyltransferase family protein, encoding MSAPAGRPVAGLLLAAGGGRRLGGRPKALLTLRGRLFVDAAAEALRAAGCAPVHVVLGAGAAEVRARARLTGCEVVENADWESGMGSSLRAGLAALPGTAGAALVALVDQPRVGAAAMRRVAAAFTGPDVLAAAAYGGERGHPVLIGSAHFGGVRAAARGDAGARGYLRGREVTLVECGDVGAPDDVDEPGDLIDLPS
- a CDS encoding IclR family transcriptional regulator, whose amino-acid sequence is MPPSDVRKTAANGGGVQSLERAFALLEHMADAGGETGLSELAASSGLPLPTIHRLMRTLVACGYVRQQANRRYALGPRLIRLGESAARPLATWARPHLARLVEATGETANMALLDGDDVVYVAQVPSRHSMRMFTEVGRRVLPHSTAVGKALLAGLPDAEVRALLRRTGMPAATERTITTPEAFLDALRSVRENGFALDDNEQEIGVRCIAVAMPDAPTAAAISVSGPAGRVTDEATEKMAPLLREVAADLSLALAGNAGEDA
- the allB gene encoding allantoinase AllB → MTTTTLVLRSTRVITPQGQRPADIAVSGERIAAVLPHGSPPPAGARLVDYGDAALLPGLVDTHVHVNDPGRTEWEGFATATRAAAAGGVTTLVDMPLNSVPPTTTAAHLAVKRAVARDTVHTDVGFWGGAVPGNTADLRGLHEAGVFGFKCFLSPSGVEEFPELTPAGLEAAMAETARLGALLIVHAEDPGRLAEAAPPAGSDRYADFLASRPDAAETEAIALLLALARRLGTRVHILHLSSAAALPLIAGARAEGVRVTAETCPHFLTLTAEEVPDGATEFKCCPPIREAANQDALWRALAAGTLDAVVSDHSPCTADLKVPDFQAAWGGISSLQLGLPVLWTAARARGHDLADVARWTAAGPARLAGLPGKGAIAPGRDADIAVLDPEAEFTVDPAALHHRNPVTAYAGRTLRGVVRATWLRGLLIAEHGNVTERAGRLVVRPGTATDVPQARIADRGGAGEAGGAGGAREDAGDTGNPGNRGGAGGAPAAPAARRDTGRGTP
- the alc gene encoding allantoicase, whose amino-acid sequence is MTTHFTGAAPPYHGGDPYADYRAPEPGAVPFLHLPDLADRRLGGSVLAASDEFFAERENLLLPGRPVFDPAAFGHKGKIMDGWETRRRRGPSADRPHPAGHEHDWAVIRLGVPGVIRGVVVDTAHFRGNHPRAIAVHGTATPEDDAAWTELVPVTEVGGHAANAFPVSVPRRFTHLRLLQYPDGGVARLRAHGDPVPDPAWLAALGTFDLLALENGGAVEDASDRFYSPPGHTIHPGRPRSMAEGWETRRRRDDGHDWLRYRLAGPAVIRAVEIDTGSYKGNAPGWASLSVLPVGGAGPGADASPGETAGPDGTETGAAGHGNGGEGWHEVLPRTALRPDTVHRFVLPEPAPPATHARLDVYPDGGLGRLRLFGSLTPEGARHLAERHRRLTG
- a CDS encoding ribonuclease domain-containing protein is translated as MGMNHLSRSARGTLRTGALGALLAGLLIGGPTTAAASPAFTDPSPTPTSSTAVAPLAYGDICHSDLPAQAYDTLELIEQGGPFPHPQDGGTFHNREGLLPDRPTGYYHEYTVETPGLDHRGARRIVTGDSHEEDYYTSDHYASFDLIDYAC
- a CDS encoding ROK family glucokinase — translated: MSTNRDRAHRQTARATVLRAIATRERRSHLSAPRVPTVGIDIGGTKVMAGVVDADGTVLERVRTETPDKSKSPKVVEDTIAELVLDLSDRHDVHAVGIGAAGWVDADRSRVLFAPHLAWRNEPLRDALAARLVVPIMVDNDANTAAWGEWRFGAGRGADHLVMITLGTGIGGAILEGGRVKRGAYGVAGEFGHMQVVPGGHRCPCGNRGCWEQYSSGNALVREARELAVADSPVAHHLLDRVGGRTRDITGPLITELARSGDAMCVELLEDMGRWLGIGIANLAAALDPARFVIGGGVSEADELLIGPAREAFRRHLTGRGYRPEAEIVRARLGTDAGMVGAADLARLVARRFRRANRRRAERAHRTTFELRLPPRSREAGP
- a CDS encoding glycerate kinase, whose translation is MTDTGRVLIAADKFKGSLTAVEVAEHVAAGIRAARPEARVAALPVADGGDGTVDAAVAGGFSPVETEVTGPLGPPVLASFALRGEVAVLEMAQASGLRLLPPHTFAPMTATTYGTGELILAALDAGARTVVLGVGGSATTDGGAGMLTALGARFLDPDGDPVAPGGGPLREVATADLSGLDPRLKDTEFVLAGDVDNPLTGPLGAAAVYGPQKGADPVEVEALDAALAHFVRVLGNALGPRAAQCAEAPGAGAAGGIGFGALLALDAVFRPGIEVLLDVLGFASALEGTGLVVTGEGSLDEQTLHGKAPAGVAAAARAAGARTVAVCGRLAIDDAALRGAGIEKAYPLTAVEPDVTACIENAGVLLERVARQLAEEQL